A single window of Nicotiana sylvestris chromosome 5, ASM39365v2, whole genome shotgun sequence DNA harbors:
- the LOC138869330 gene encoding uncharacterized protein codes for MNVKAFDGSQRATIGDINLCLQMGPTWFDVEFQVLDISATYNLLLGRPWIYVVGAVASTLHQAMKFEWNYQEIIIHGDGSNPIYTSQTIPVIENRRLGGETYHHIEHVNAVEKDKSWSNKIESWEDVREVENFENKPKSNLDETGAINLEDAKTIKETCISIHLSPSEKEEYTRFLKEYEDIFSWSYDDMTGLSTSIVAHKLPTNPMCPPVKPKLKKFKPEMSVKIKEEVTKQIKDKVLRVFEYLTW; via the exons atgaacgtgaaagcatttgatgggtctcaaagggcaaCGATTGGGGATATTAatctttgtctgcagatgggaccaacttggttcgatgttgagttccaagtactagacatatcagctacatacaatcttctattgggtcgaccttggatatATGTCGTTGGGGCCGTGGCTTCCACGCTACACCAGGccatgaagttcgaatggaactaTCAGGAAATAATTATtcatggagatggaagtaaccccatttacactagtcaaactatcccggttatcgagaatagaaggttgggtggagaaacttatcaccacattgaacatgtcaaCGCAGTTGAGAAGGACAAGtcgtggagtaacaaaatagaaagctgG gaagatgtcagagaagttgagaactttgagaacaaacctaagtccaacctggacgaaaccggaGCAATCAATTTGGAAGACGCCAAAACCATCAAGGAGACttgcataagcattcacttatcaccatcagagaaggaagaatacaccCGTTTCTtgaaagagtatgaggatattttttcatggtcatatgatgacatgaccggtctgagcacatccatagtggctcataagttgcctaccaatccaatgtgtccaccagtGAAGCcgaaactcaaaaaattcaaaccagaAATGAGcgtgaaaatcaaggaggaagtcactaagcagatcaaagacAAAGTCCTCAGGGTATTTGAGTACCTAACCTGGTAA